In Sinobacterium caligoides, the sequence GATACCCGACTCATGTGCAAAGGCATTAGCCCCCACAATCGCCTTATTCGGCTGTACCGGAAAACCAGTAATCGATGATACGAGGCGAGAGGTAGGTACAATAAAGCTGCTATCGATAGCTGTTTCAACGGGATAGACGTCGTGACGGGTCTTTAGCGCCATCACCACCTCCTCTAATGAAGCATTTCCCGCTCGTTCGCCAAGGCCGTTGATCGTACATTCGACTTGACGAGCCCCCTGCAACACAGCCGAGAGCGAGTTAGCAACCGCTAGACCGAGGTCATTATGACAGTGCACAGAGAAAATGGCTTTATCGGCATTGGCAATATTCTGTATTAGCCGCCCAATGGTATCACCGTATTGGTTCGGCTCACCGTAACCTACTGTATCCGGAATATTGATCGTCGTTGCTCCCGCATCGATGACTCGTTCAATGATCCGGCACATAAAATCAAACTCACTGCGGCTAGCATCTTCACACGAGAACTCAATGTTATCGGTGTAACGCGATGCCCGTTGAATAGCCGCAACTGCACGCTCAACCACCGTTTCCGGCTCCATACGCAGCTTATGCTTCATATGAATAGGCGATGTCGCAATAAAGGTGTGAATACGAGCAGATTTTGCCTGCGCAAGCGCCTCACCTGCAGCGTCAATATCTTTATCATTGGCCCGTGCAAGGCTACAAACGGTCGAGTCTTTAACTGTCTCAGCCACTGCTTTAACAGAGGCAAAATCACCAGGGCTGGCAATAGCAAAACCCGCCTCAATAACATCGACCTTCATCTTTTCCAACATCTTGGCGATATGAACCTTCTCATCACGCGTCATCGAAGCACCAGGGCTCTGCTCACCATCTCGCAATGTGGTGTCAAAAATGATCAGCTGGTCTTTGCTCATTGTTACTACTCCGTGGAAGGTCGGCTGTTCTGGCCATATAGATGATATGCTCGGGCACCAAGCCTAGTTAATAATATCTTCTGCTAAATACATGGGCTCGTAGAGGTTGCCTAAGTTCTAATACTAAGCACTTATATAATTGAGGCAATCATATAGTTAACCACTATAGCTAGCAACATCTCAAAATGCTTTAAGCACAGCAGAAAACCTGCTTTATGTTGTCATAAGCTGTATACCGCGACCGACATCTCCTAGCCTTATTAACAGGTGTTACGATCAAACGCTTCTTTCTAATGCTCGACCAATATATTTAGCCGCTATGTCACTAACTCACCTTACGGCCCCCATAGTAACTTACCGTCTTAAACATTTTTGCTTCAAAGAGCTAAACTAGCGTCAGAGCTCAAACTCTATTTATATCAATATATTTTCGTTCCTGTTTGTCGTGCTTTTTTGTTACATTGAGCGTCCTAAATTAGCTTTTTTCCGGATGACTTACATAATGAAGAAAATACTCCTTGCAGCCTTGATCGCCTCAACTGCCGCTTGTTCACAATTAAACGGTGTTACTGACATGATGAGCTCAGATAGCCTAGTCGGCAAATGGGATATCTCATCTATTAACAACGAAGCCGTAAACGAAGACAGCAAGGCCTACATAGAATTTGGTAAAGACGGTAAGGTTCATGGCAACTCTAGCTGTAATAACTTCACCGG encodes:
- a CDS encoding META domain-containing protein; its protein translation is MKKILLAALIASTAACSQLNGVTDMMSSDSLVGKWDISSINNEAVNEDSKAYIEFGKDGKVHGNSSCNNFTGGFDIAKMGLDFGPIAGTRKLCDNAANLQETKLLQALPKVSDYGIEDGGLVLKDAEGNTLVKAQRQ
- a CDS encoding 2-isopropylmalate synthase, producing MSKDQLIIFDTTLRDGEQSPGASMTRDEKVHIAKMLEKMKVDVIEAGFAIASPGDFASVKAVAETVKDSTVCSLARANDKDIDAAGEALAQAKSARIHTFIATSPIHMKHKLRMEPETVVERAVAAIQRASRYTDNIEFSCEDASRSEFDFMCRIIERVIDAGATTINIPDTVGYGEPNQYGDTIGRLIQNIANADKAIFSVHCHNDLGLAVANSLSAVLQGARQVECTINGLGERAGNASLEEVVMALKTRHDVYPVETAIDSSFIVPTSRLVSSITGFPVQPNKAIVGANAFAHESGIHQDGVLKHRETYEIMSAESVGWATNKLVLGKHSGRAAFKSRLEELGYSFSEQAEVNEVFDRFKKLADKKHEIFDEDLHALMNEGCESEIEQRYKLVYLDASSRTGEEPSAELVINVNGQEQSTTAQGSGLVDAAFKAIEAVANSGCELTLYSVNAVTEGTDSIGGVSVRLEKDGYIVNGQGANTDIIVASAEAYLDALNLMSSGLLKAHPQHQGV